A portion of the Deinococcus apachensis DSM 19763 genome contains these proteins:
- a CDS encoding Rieske 2Fe-2S domain-containing protein has translation MRPSPRKLSRRDLLERWWVLPVAGTLGAFGFMGWYASRVTFGKERVGAPNFQPEEAQWVASRSALSEEWAEVGFTYAGRPCVLLRVPEPVPGGLSVDGAHYAAYSRVCTHLGCSVNLVRDLEILAFAYNYRPPQEDRHPQLGCPCHFSVFDPLGAGEAVFGKANGPLPRVRLEARGGDLYATGIEPAPELGG, from the coding sequence TTGAGGCCCAGTCCCCGCAAGCTCAGCCGACGTGACCTGCTGGAACGCTGGTGGGTGCTGCCGGTGGCGGGGACGCTGGGCGCCTTCGGTTTCATGGGCTGGTACGCCTCGCGCGTGACCTTCGGCAAGGAGCGGGTAGGCGCGCCGAACTTCCAGCCGGAAGAGGCGCAGTGGGTGGCGTCCCGTTCCGCCCTGTCCGAGGAGTGGGCGGAGGTCGGGTTCACCTACGCAGGAAGGCCTTGCGTCCTGCTGCGGGTTCCCGAGCCCGTGCCCGGCGGCCTGAGCGTGGACGGCGCCCATTACGCCGCCTACTCCCGGGTCTGCACCCACCTGGGCTGCTCAGTTAACCTCGTGCGCGATCTGGAGATCCTCGCCTTCGCGTACAACTACCGCCCGCCGCAGGAGGACCGCCACCCTCAGCTCGGCTGTCCCTGCCACTTCAGCGTGTTCGACCCCCTGGGGGCGGGCGAGGCGGTGTTCGGCAAGGCGAACGGGCCGCTGCCCCGGGTGCGGCTGGAGGCACGCGGCGGTGACCTGTACGCGACGGGGATCGAGCCCGCCCCGGAACTGGGGGGCTGA
- a CDS encoding GNAT family N-acetyltransferase, which yields MEDLTFTHGDLAAAAGILMATAARLAERGEPLWPVPSLTPERLTRHYPPESWRVAWRGEQAVGAFALLDRDPLFWPEDPPGEVRYLHKLGIHPHAQGRGLAQVLLLEAARETREAGCVFLRLDTAASRPKLRALYERAGFRAVDEREVKGFHVVRYELPLG from the coding sequence ATGGAGGACCTCACCTTCACGCACGGCGACCTCGCCGCCGCCGCGGGCATCCTGATGGCAACGGCCGCCCGACTGGCCGAACGCGGTGAGCCGCTGTGGCCCGTGCCCAGCCTGACCCCTGAACGGCTGACGCGGCACTACCCCCCGGAGAGCTGGCGGGTGGCGTGGCGCGGGGAACAGGCAGTTGGGGCCTTCGCGCTGCTCGACCGCGACCCCCTCTTCTGGCCCGAGGACCCACCCGGCGAGGTGCGCTACCTGCACAAGCTGGGGATTCATCCACACGCGCAGGGGCGGGGTCTCGCGCAAGTGCTGCTGCTGGAGGCGGCGCGGGAGACGCGGGAGGCCGGGTGCGTCTTCCTGCGCTTGGATACCGCCGCCTCCCGTCCCAAGCTCCGGGCACTGTACGAGCGGGCGGGCTTCCGGGCGGTGGACGAGCGGGAGGTCAAGGGGTTCCACGTCGTCCGCTACGAGTTGCCGCTGGGGTGA
- a CDS encoding HpcH/HpaI aldolase/citrate lyase family protein, translating into MTTSPLRPRSVLFAPGNRADLIAKLPRSAPDAAVLDLEDAVPGTGEAKAAARPVARDAARDLIAAAPHLAVFVRVNAVHSPYFEEDLAVLTPELAGVVVPKLESAADVRRVTEALAARGLDLPLLAGLETGAGVWNAREILAEDAVPWAYFGAEDYTTDLGGTRTPGNLEVLYARSHVALAARLTGVHALDIVVTRLGDEAAFQADAAQGRALGYGGKLCIHPAQVPLAHDYFGPTEAEAERARRLLSAAHDAAREGRGAFSFEGQMVDEPMLAKARAILHARGEHA; encoded by the coding sequence GTGACCACCTCCCCCCTGCGCCCCCGCAGCGTCCTGTTCGCGCCGGGCAACCGCGCGGACCTGATCGCCAAGCTGCCCCGCTCCGCCCCCGACGCCGCCGTCCTCGACCTAGAGGACGCCGTGCCGGGGACCGGGGAGGCCAAGGCCGCTGCCCGCCCGGTCGCCCGCGACGCCGCCCGTGACCTGATCGCCGCCGCGCCGCACCTCGCCGTGTTCGTGCGGGTAAACGCGGTCCACTCGCCCTACTTCGAGGAGGACCTCGCGGTGCTGACACCAGAGCTTGCGGGCGTCGTGGTGCCCAAGCTGGAATCGGCGGCGGACGTGCGGCGGGTGACGGAGGCGCTGGCCGCGCGGGGCCTGGACCTCCCCCTCCTGGCCGGCCTGGAGACGGGGGCGGGGGTCTGGAACGCGCGGGAGATCCTGGCTGAGGACGCCGTGCCATGGGCCTACTTTGGGGCGGAGGATTACACGACCGACCTGGGAGGCACCCGCACGCCGGGCAACCTGGAGGTGCTGTACGCCCGCTCGCACGTCGCGCTCGCCGCGCGGCTGACCGGGGTGCACGCGCTCGACATCGTGGTGACGCGGCTGGGCGACGAGGCCGCCTTCCAGGCCGACGCCGCACAGGGCCGGGCGCTGGGGTACGGCGGCAAGCTCTGCATTCACCCGGCGCAGGTGCCCCTCGCGCACGACTACTTCGGCCCCACCGAGGCGGAGGCCGAGCGCGCCCGCCGCCTGCTGAGCGCCGCCCACGACGCTGCTCGGGAGGGCCGGGGTGCTTTCTCCTTCGAGGGCCAGATGGTGGACGAACCCATGCTCGCCAAGGCCCGCGCCATCCTGCACGCCAGGGGGGAACACGCATGA
- a CDS encoding MaoC family dehydratase: protein MNDDLTRPQGRYFEELVPGTVIRHRITRTVTEADNVFFTTLTMNPQPLHLDREYAAATEFGQPLVNSLLTLSLLVGLSVHELTLGTLVANLGLTDVVFPKPVFHGDTIRAESEVLEARESRSRPDAGIVTVEHRAINQRGEVVARCKRTALMQRGPEVSPPPQG from the coding sequence ATGAACGACGACCTGACCCGCCCCCAGGGCCGCTACTTCGAGGAGCTGGTGCCCGGCACCGTCATCCGCCACCGCATCACCCGCACGGTGACCGAGGCCGACAACGTCTTCTTCACCACGCTGACCATGAACCCGCAGCCGCTGCACCTCGACCGCGAGTACGCCGCCGCGACCGAGTTCGGGCAGCCCCTCGTGAACAGCCTGCTCACGCTGAGCCTGCTCGTGGGCCTGAGCGTCCACGAGCTGACGCTGGGCACCCTGGTCGCCAACCTGGGGCTGACGGACGTGGTGTTCCCCAAACCCGTCTTCCACGGCGACACGATCCGCGCCGAGTCGGAGGTACTGGAGGCCCGGGAGAGCCGCAGCCGCCCGGACGCCGGAATCGTGACGGTCGAGCACCGGGCGATCAACCAGCGGGGCGAGGTCGTGGCTCGGTGCAAGCGGACGGCGCTCATGCAGCGCGGGCCGGAGGTCAGTCCGCCGCCGCAGGGGTAA
- a CDS encoding MATE family efflux transporter, whose amino-acid sequence MFGAHLRDILRLALPASFEAVIQLLFNFLAQLIVATLGATAVAAVGFSNNVTMMAIFTLGTLGSGAGILVARAYGAGDREAVARTAGTALLLSAAVTLVLVAVLHTFARPVLGALGAPADLSEAATPFFQVALLGVPLIVLSVVAGNVLRSLERPRIPMVATFFAAGVNVAVGYALVRGFAGFPRLGLVGAAWGALAGQALRVVLLSWFLYGPRGIVAPAWSGLGRGGRVLTGELLNLSLPLAATQLAWSGGNLLYALFLARLGTSVLAGVQIGYTIEGIFIVASSGLVPAATALIGQAVGQGDAGLARERARAVERFGLVTGVAFGVLFALSALALPALYPSVGAEVRQIALTTILVNAAVQVVKVANLVRGGGVLPSGSDTRGVLMGDAISAFAVGLPLAWLLAFGLDLGVWGVLLARVLEEVVKVAIFTWRRRKLSWRSVVEEQANLTPAAAD is encoded by the coding sequence GTGTTTGGCGCTCATCTACGCGACATCCTGCGGCTGGCCCTGCCCGCGAGTTTCGAGGCGGTCATCCAGCTCCTGTTCAATTTCCTGGCCCAGCTCATCGTGGCGACCCTGGGCGCGACGGCGGTGGCCGCGGTCGGCTTTTCCAACAACGTCACCATGATGGCGATCTTCACGCTGGGCACCCTGGGTTCGGGAGCAGGCATTCTCGTCGCGCGCGCGTACGGGGCCGGGGACCGGGAAGCGGTGGCGCGGACGGCGGGCACGGCGTTGCTGCTCTCCGCCGCCGTCACGCTCGTCCTGGTGGCCGTGCTGCACACGTTTGCCCGTCCGGTGCTGGGCGCCCTGGGTGCCCCAGCAGACCTGTCGGAGGCCGCTACGCCTTTCTTCCAGGTCGCGCTGCTCGGCGTGCCCCTGATCGTCCTCAGCGTCGTGGCGGGCAACGTCCTGCGCTCGCTGGAGCGGCCCCGCATTCCCATGGTCGCCACCTTCTTCGCGGCGGGCGTCAATGTAGCCGTGGGGTACGCGCTGGTGCGTGGTTTTGCCGGATTCCCCCGCCTGGGGCTGGTCGGCGCCGCCTGGGGCGCACTCGCCGGGCAGGCGCTGCGGGTGGTCTTGCTGAGCTGGTTCCTGTACGGGCCGCGCGGTATCGTCGCCCCGGCGTGGTCGGGGCTGGGGCGCGGCGGCCGGGTCCTGACGGGCGAACTGCTGAACCTGTCGCTGCCCCTGGCCGCCACCCAGCTCGCCTGGAGCGGCGGCAACCTGCTGTATGCGCTCTTTCTCGCCCGGCTGGGCACCTCGGTCCTGGCAGGCGTGCAGATCGGGTACACCATCGAGGGCATCTTCATCGTGGCGTCCTCGGGCCTGGTGCCCGCCGCGACCGCACTTATCGGGCAGGCCGTCGGCCAGGGGGACGCCGGGCTGGCGCGCGAGCGGGCACGGGCGGTGGAACGTTTCGGCCTCGTCACGGGTGTGGCCTTTGGCGTGCTGTTCGCCCTCTCGGCCCTGGCGCTGCCCGCCCTGTACCCCAGCGTGGGCGCAGAGGTCCGCCAGATCGCCCTGACGACCATCCTGGTCAATGCCGCCGTGCAGGTCGTGAAGGTCGCCAACCTGGTGCGTGGCGGCGGGGTCCTGCCCTCGGGGAGCGACACCCGCGGCGTGCTGATGGGCGACGCGATCAGCGCCTTCGCGGTCGGCCTGCCGCTCGCGTGGCTCCTCGCCTTCGGGTTGGACCTCGGCGTGTGGGGTGTGCTCCTCGCCCGGGTGCTGGAGGAGGTCGTGAAGGTCGCCATCTTCACCTGGCGCAGGCGCAAGCTGTCGTGGCGTTCGGTGGTCGAGGAGCAGGCGAACCTTACCCCTGCGGCGGCGGACTGA
- a CDS encoding Gfo/Idh/MocA family protein has translation MPEPLRVAIVGTAARSDYLYGPLLRGLADQVELVGVWGRSEGSARRLGESLGVPHFTDLAALIRETGAQIGIVSVAYEANGQVGLMAVEHGLHVLLETPIAHDLAEADAIIQAAKSRGLKVEVAEQFHRRPLEQIKLKLIQSGVFGRVYSSFNDFAGHGYHGVSVMRSYLGFDVRPLRVVGMVRDYHLAPHWSFLANTRGERSETQEHGLVEFEGGQIGVFHWTSVGYDSALRWWRSSRFLAEKGMGVTVGRAHSQDERLTLLTPDGEAPQFITLERRLERNDGGALRSIVAHTGDSLHPTAVWENPFQPARKGHGPQWHDDEIGVASCLMSLVDAVRTGGQPTYGAEQARLDQEIVLALQRSSQLGGQPVELPLER, from the coding sequence ATGCCTGAACCTCTCCGGGTCGCCATCGTGGGCACCGCCGCCCGCTCCGACTACCTTTACGGCCCACTGCTGCGGGGTCTGGCCGACCAGGTCGAACTCGTCGGCGTGTGGGGCCGCAGCGAGGGGTCGGCGCGGCGGCTGGGGGAAAGCCTGGGCGTGCCGCACTTCACCGACCTGGCAGCGCTGATCCGGGAGACGGGGGCGCAGATCGGCATCGTCTCGGTCGCCTACGAGGCCAATGGTCAGGTTGGGCTGATGGCAGTCGAACACGGCTTGCACGTGCTGCTAGAGACACCCATCGCGCACGACCTGGCAGAGGCGGATGCGATCATCCAGGCGGCAAAGAGCCGGGGGCTGAAGGTCGAGGTGGCCGAGCAGTTCCACCGCAGGCCGCTGGAGCAGATCAAGCTGAAGCTGATTCAGTCGGGGGTGTTCGGCCGGGTCTACTCTTCCTTCAACGACTTTGCCGGGCACGGCTACCACGGCGTCAGCGTGATGCGGAGCTACCTCGGCTTCGACGTCCGACCCCTGCGCGTCGTCGGGATGGTGCGGGACTACCACCTGGCGCCCCACTGGTCGTTCCTGGCGAATACTCGGGGTGAGCGCAGTGAGACGCAGGAACACGGCCTGGTCGAGTTCGAGGGCGGACAGATCGGCGTCTTCCACTGGACGAGCGTGGGCTACGACTCGGCCCTGCGCTGGTGGAGAAGCAGCCGCTTCCTGGCGGAAAAGGGGATGGGCGTAACGGTCGGCAGGGCCCACAGCCAAGACGAACGCTTGACCCTCCTCACCCCGGATGGCGAGGCGCCGCAGTTCATCACGCTGGAGCGGCGCCTGGAACGCAACGACGGCGGGGCACTGCGCTCCATCGTCGCGCATACGGGAGATTCCCTTCACCCCACCGCCGTCTGGGAAAATCCCTTTCAGCCCGCCCGCAAGGGCCACGGCCCCCAGTGGCACGACGACGAGATCGGCGTGGCGAGCTGCCTGATGAGCTTGGTGGACGCGGTGCGGACGGGGGGCCAGCCGACCTACGGGGCCGAGCAGGCGCGGCTGGATCAGGAGATCGTGCTGGCCCTGCAGCGGTCGTCGCAGCTTGGCGGGCAGCCGGTGGAGTTGCCTCTGGAGCGGTGA
- a CDS encoding aldo/keto reductase, whose product MHERALGRTGLQVTEIGYGAWGIGADMWKGAQDDESLNALRRYIELGGNFIDTAMGYGSGHSERLVGQVVRDHPGVYVATKISPKNGQWPAAPETTADQAFPGEYMIRMTEASLERLGLPAIDVQQLHVWNDSWLGQGDWQDAAAQLKRDGKIRHFGISINDHQPDNAVKAVEAGLVETVQVIYNVFDQSPQDRLLDACRVNGVGVIVRVALDEGSLTGHITPETTFPQGDWRNNYFGGDRKAELQEHLRAIESDLGITTEQLPETALRFVLSHPAVSTVIVGMRSMRNVERNAALADGRGLPTEQVQRLYGHRWERNWYNAAD is encoded by the coding sequence ATGCACGAGAGGGCGCTGGGCCGCACGGGCCTGCAGGTCACCGAGATCGGCTACGGGGCATGGGGCATCGGGGCCGACATGTGGAAGGGCGCGCAGGACGACGAGAGCCTGAACGCCCTGCGCCGCTACATCGAACTGGGCGGAAATTTTATCGATACCGCGATGGGATATGGCAGCGGCCACAGCGAGCGACTGGTGGGCCAAGTGGTCCGCGACCATCCGGGCGTGTACGTTGCCACCAAGATCAGCCCCAAAAATGGGCAGTGGCCCGCCGCGCCGGAAACGACCGCTGACCAGGCCTTTCCCGGCGAGTACATGATTCGCATGACGGAGGCCAGCCTGGAACGGCTGGGCCTGCCCGCCATTGACGTGCAGCAGCTTCACGTCTGGAACGACTCCTGGCTGGGGCAGGGGGACTGGCAGGACGCCGCGGCCCAGCTCAAGCGCGACGGCAAGATCCGGCACTTCGGCATCTCCATCAACGACCACCAGCCGGACAACGCGGTGAAGGCTGTCGAGGCGGGCCTCGTGGAGACCGTGCAGGTTATCTACAATGTCTTCGACCAGTCGCCGCAGGATCGCCTGCTTGACGCCTGCCGAGTAAATGGGGTGGGCGTGATCGTCCGCGTCGCGCTCGACGAGGGCAGTCTGACCGGCCATATCACGCCGGAAACGACCTTTCCACAGGGTGACTGGCGCAATAACTATTTCGGCGGCGACCGCAAGGCCGAGTTGCAGGAACATCTGCGCGCCATCGAGTCCGATCTGGGGATCACGACCGAGCAGCTCCCGGAGACGGCCCTGCGCTTCGTCCTGAGTCATCCGGCGGTCAGCACGGTGATCGTGGGGATGCGGAGCATGCGGAACGTGGAGCGCAACGCCGCCCTGGCTGATGGGCGGGGGCTTCCCACCGAGCAGGTGCAGAGGCTGTACGGGCACCGCTGGGAGCGCAACTGGTACAACGCGGCGGATTGA
- the lysS gene encoding homocitrate synthase: MTTDPPAPLIPARSWAIIDSTLREGEQFARGNFKQGDKIEIARALDAFGAEFIEVTTPMVSAQTAEDIRRLTGLGLKARILTHVRCHMDDVRRAVDLGVDGLDLLFGTSSFLREFSHGKNIGQIIDTASEVIGWIRENRPDLQIRFSAEDTFRSEEADLMAVYRAVSDLGVHRVGLADTVGVATPRQVYTLVREVRKVIHEGCGIEFHGHNDTGCAVSNAYEAIEAGATHIDTTILGIGERNGITPLGGFLARMFTFDPQGLIDKYNLDLLPELDRMIARMVDLPIPWNNYLTGEFAYNHKAGMHLKAIYLNPGAYEAIPPGVFGVGRRIQAASKVTGKHAIAYKARELGLHYGEDALRRVTDHIKALAEQDELDDAHLEQVLREWVSA; this comes from the coding sequence ATGACGACAGACCCCCCGGCTCCCCTGATCCCCGCCCGTTCCTGGGCCATCATCGACTCGACGCTGCGGGAGGGCGAGCAGTTCGCGCGCGGGAACTTCAAACAGGGGGACAAGATCGAGATCGCGCGGGCACTGGATGCCTTTGGTGCTGAATTCATCGAGGTCACCACTCCCATGGTGAGCGCGCAGACGGCGGAGGATATTCGTCGGCTCACCGGGCTCGGTCTGAAGGCCCGCATCCTGACCCACGTGCGCTGCCACATGGACGACGTGCGGCGGGCGGTGGACCTCGGGGTGGATGGGCTGGACCTGCTCTTCGGCACGAGTTCCTTCCTGCGTGAGTTCTCACACGGCAAGAACATTGGGCAGATCATCGACACGGCTTCGGAAGTCATCGGGTGGATCAGGGAGAACCGCCCGGACCTACAGATTCGCTTCAGCGCCGAGGACACCTTCCGCTCGGAGGAGGCCGACCTGATGGCCGTGTACCGTGCCGTCTCCGACCTGGGCGTCCACCGGGTCGGGCTGGCGGACACGGTGGGGGTCGCCACGCCCCGTCAGGTGTATACCCTTGTGCGCGAGGTGCGAAAGGTCATCCATGAAGGGTGCGGCATCGAGTTTCACGGGCACAACGACACGGGCTGCGCGGTGTCGAACGCCTATGAGGCCATCGAGGCGGGGGCCACGCACATCGACACGACCATCCTGGGGATCGGCGAGCGCAACGGGATCACGCCGCTCGGGGGCTTCCTGGCGCGAATGTTCACCTTCGACCCGCAGGGGCTGATCGACAAGTACAACCTCGACCTCCTGCCCGAACTCGACCGCATGATCGCCCGGATGGTGGACCTGCCGATTCCCTGGAACAACTACCTGACGGGCGAGTTCGCCTACAACCACAAGGCGGGGATGCACCTCAAGGCGATCTACCTCAACCCCGGCGCGTATGAGGCGATTCCCCCCGGCGTCTTTGGGGTGGGCCGCCGCATCCAGGCCGCGAGCAAGGTCACAGGCAAGCACGCCATCGCCTACAAGGCGCGCGAGCTGGGCCTGCACTACGGCGAGGATGCCCTGCGCCGCGTCACCGACCACATCAAGGCGCTGGCCGAACAGGACGAGCTGGACGACGCGCATCTGGAGCAGGTGCTGCGGGAGTGGGTGAGCGCGTAG